The DNA region TAGGCGAAGACGTCTGCGTCTGTCTCCTTCATTGGGATCGGGATTATAACCACCTGTATCGGCGCTATCGTCGGCGGGAGAACCATGCCACTGTCGTCGCCGTGTATGCCTATGACAGCGGCTAAGAGCCTCTCGCTCATTCCGAAGGTCGTCTGGTGGACGTACTCGTGCTCTCCGCTCTCGGTCTCGTACTGGATGTTGTAGGCCTTCGCGAAGTTCTGCCTGTAGTTGTGCATCGTGCCTATTTGAAGCGTCCTCCCGTCGGGCATCATGACCTCTGCTCCGAGGGAGTAGTAGGCGCCAGGGAACTTGTCCCACTCCGGCCTCTTTGAGACGATGTAAGGTAACGCGAGGAACTTGGCGAGCCTGTCGAATATCTCGAGGTCTTCCCTTATCTGCCTCTCGGCGTCCTCGTAGCTGTCGTGGGCAGTGTGGGCTTCAAAAAACCTGCTTATCTCCCTGACGCGGATGAGGGGCCTCGTGTGCTTGGTCTCGTACCTGTAAACGTTAACTATCTGGTAGATTTTGAGGGGCAGGTCGGCGTGCGACCTTATCCAGAGTGAAAACATCGAATACATTGCCGTCTCGCTCGTTGGCCTGAGGATGAGCCTGACGTCCAGCGGGTCGTGGCCGGCATGGGTTACCCAGAAGACCTCCCCCTCAAAGCCGGCTATGTGCTCCGCCTCCTTCTGGAACTCGGTTTCGGGGATGAGGGCGGGGAAGAGGACCTCTTCGTGGCCGGTTCTTTCCATCTCGGAGTGGATGAACTTCTCTATGTTGCGCATGATCTTGAGGCCGTAGGGAAGCCAGATGTTCATCCCCTTGACCGGGTAACGCTTGTCCTGGATTCCGGCGGTTTCTATAAGCTCGTTGTACCATTCGCTGAAGTTCTCGCTCCACTTTTCACGCCTCACCTTTTCCATGGGCACCACCTGGGGCAGAGATAGGAAAGCCCCTTTTAAGGTTTCAGGTTTGAGGGAAAAATGAAAGCCTCAGAACTTCAGAACCCTGGCAAGGACTATAAGCGGATCCCAGACCGGGGCGAAGGGCGGCGCGTAGGCAAGGTCAGTGAAGAATGCATCCCTCGTAGTGAAGCCCGCCTGAAGCATCGCCGCGGCCGTGTCTATCCTGGGCAGTATTTCGGCACCGACGGCCTGGACTCCGAGCAGTTTGTTGGTCTCGTTGTCAACGACACCCTTCAACCATATTTTTCTGGCTCCCGGGTAGTAGTGGGGCTTCGTCTCAGCCTTTACGAAGGCAGTCCTGACGTCGTAGCCTTCCTTAATTGCTTCGTCCTCGGTGAGGCCTGTCTTACCTATCTCAAGGTCGAGGAACTTGGTTATGCTCGTTCCAAGCACACCGGGGAAGGTTATCTCCTCCCCCGCTATGTTGCTTCCGGCCACGTAACCCATCTTGTTTCCTGCTGGGGCCAGCGGAACCCACACCCGCTTGCCCGTGATGATGTGCTTTGTCTCCGCAACGTCCCCGGCCGCGTAAACGTTCTCGACGCTCGTCTGCATCCTCTCGTTCGTCCATATCGCGCCGGTCTCGCCTATCCTAACCCCCAGTTCCCTTGCCAGTTCGGTGTTCGGCTCTATCCCTGTGGCAACCACGACGAGGTCAGCTTTATACTCACCAGCGTCGGTGATGACCTTCTCGACCCTCCCATCGCCCTCGAAGCGCAGGATGAGTTCCTTGAGGCGGAGGTTGAGGCTGGCCCTGAGCTTCTCCTCGACTATGTCCGTAATCTCCTTATCGAAGCTCTTCCTGAGGATCCTCTCGCTCCTGCCGATGAGGGTCACGTTTTTACCCCTCGCAACAAAGGCCTCGGCCATCTCGAGGGCGATGTAGCCTGTTCCGATGACGACAACATCTCTGACGTCGTGCTTTTCCATGTACTCGGTTATTGCAACTGCATCCGGAGGCAGGTCGGCGGTGAAGACTCCCGGCAGGTCTATCCCCTCTATTGCCGGAACCTGGGGCGAGGCGCCGTTGGCGAAGACTAAGTAGTCCCAATCGTAGGTGTGCTCCCCTCCCTGCTCTCTCACGCGGACTCTCCCCTGCTCCACCTCGATGACCTCTGCTCTCATGTGGAGGTCAATGCCGCGCTCCTTGATGAAGACCTCTGGAGGGTAATGCATGAGCTTCTCCTTCGGTGAAATTCCCTCGACGACGTAGGGGATGCCGCAGGGGGCGTGGCTTACCCACTCGGTGGCTTCAAAGACCTTGACGTCCCACCCGGGCTTGAGCCTCTTAACTCGAGAGGCAGCGCTCATTCCAGCCGCTCCGCCACCTATGATGACCACCGTTTTCTTCATCCCGCATCACCACAAAAGGTTCAAAACCATGGGT from Thermococcus zilligii AN1 includes:
- the proS gene encoding proline--tRNA ligase; this translates as MEKVRREKWSENFSEWYNELIETAGIQDKRYPVKGMNIWLPYGLKIMRNIEKFIHSEMERTGHEEVLFPALIPETEFQKEAEHIAGFEGEVFWVTHAGHDPLDVRLILRPTSETAMYSMFSLWIRSHADLPLKIYQIVNVYRYETKHTRPLIRVREISRFFEAHTAHDSYEDAERQIREDLEIFDRLAKFLALPYIVSKRPEWDKFPGAYYSLGAEVMMPDGRTLQIGTMHNYRQNFAKAYNIQYETESGEHEYVHQTTFGMSERLLAAVIGIHGDDSGMVLPPTIAPIQVVIIPIPMKETDADVFAYARGIAEELRNAGIRVQVDERDIRPGRKYYDWELKGVPVRIEVGPKDVEGKKAVIARRDTLTKEVVERAKIVEAVRRTFDDIMENLYNRAREFLESHIKRVDTIEEAKAVFEDRRGIVEIPWCGSEECGLKMEEELDAKMLGIPYPEENARAPEGKKCPVCGGEAKFIARFARTY
- the cdr gene encoding CoA-disulfide reductase; the encoded protein is MKKTVVIIGGGAAGMSAASRVKRLKPGWDVKVFEATEWVSHAPCGIPYVVEGISPKEKLMHYPPEVFIKERGIDLHMRAEVIEVEQGRVRVREQGGEHTYDWDYLVFANGASPQVPAIEGIDLPGVFTADLPPDAVAITEYMEKHDVRDVVVIGTGYIALEMAEAFVARGKNVTLIGRSERILRKSFDKEITDIVEEKLRASLNLRLKELILRFEGDGRVEKVITDAGEYKADLVVVATGIEPNTELARELGVRIGETGAIWTNERMQTSVENVYAAGDVAETKHIITGKRVWVPLAPAGNKMGYVAGSNIAGEEITFPGVLGTSITKFLDLEIGKTGLTEDEAIKEGYDVRTAFVKAETKPHYYPGARKIWLKGVVDNETNKLLGVQAVGAEILPRIDTAAAMLQAGFTTRDAFFTDLAYAPPFAPVWDPLIVLARVLKF